One Flavobacteriales bacterium genomic region harbors:
- a CDS encoding hydroxyacid dehydrogenase, with product MKVLFADSVHERMMSLLSGDGWECDLQYDITPEEAYDLIPNYEGLVIRSKFPVNREFIDRAGNLKWIARYGSGMENIDVAYAEEKGIRCFSAPEGNRDAVGDHALGLMLSLTKNISRSWDEVRAGKWEREANRGIELDEKTVAIIGYGNTGSALARRLRGFTTEVMVFDPYLPMIEEGMVRSVSMDEIFAQADILSLHVPLSDETRGLVNAAYLDRFIKNIYLINTSRGAVVNTSDLADAMKKGKVIGAGLDVLEYEKSSFEKLSTDAIPGPLQYLIDNPNAIITPHIAGWSYESYEKLAVFLAEKIRSVGRS from the coding sequence ATGAAAGTCCTTTTTGCAGACAGTGTGCACGAACGGATGATGAGCCTCCTTTCCGGTGATGGGTGGGAATGCGATCTTCAATATGACATTACCCCTGAAGAAGCGTATGACCTCATCCCGAATTACGAGGGGCTGGTCATCCGCAGCAAGTTTCCCGTGAACCGGGAGTTTATCGACCGTGCTGGCAATCTTAAATGGATTGCACGTTATGGCTCCGGCATGGAGAACATAGATGTGGCTTATGCCGAAGAAAAAGGCATTCGTTGCTTTTCCGCACCGGAAGGCAATCGCGATGCGGTGGGAGATCATGCGCTGGGTCTGATGCTGTCACTTACAAAAAACATTTCCCGTTCATGGGATGAAGTACGCGCGGGAAAATGGGAACGTGAAGCCAACCGCGGGATAGAACTCGACGAAAAAACCGTAGCCATCATCGGTTATGGAAATACCGGTTCCGCACTTGCTCGTCGTCTGAGGGGATTCACTACGGAAGTCATGGTGTTTGATCCTTACCTGCCAATGATCGAGGAAGGTATGGTGCGCAGTGTGTCGATGGATGAGATATTCGCCCAGGCAGATATCCTGAGCTTACATGTACCGCTGTCCGACGAAACACGAGGACTGGTTAATGCGGCATACCTGGATCGCTTCATCAAGAATATCTACCTCATCAACACGTCCCGTGGAGCGGTTGTAAATACCTCCGACCTCGCAGATGCAATGAAGAAAGGGAAGGTGATCGGCGCCGGTCTGGATGTTCTGGAGTATGAAAAGTCGTCATTCGAAAAACTATCCACCGACGCAATTCCCGGGCCATTGCAATACCTGATAGACAATCCGAATGCCATCATCACCCCGCACATTGCCGGATGGTCGTATGAGTCGTACGAGAAGCTGGCGGTGTTTCTGGCGGAGAAGATTAGGTCAGTAGGCAGGAGTTAG
- a CDS encoding type II toxin-antitoxin system RelE/ParE family toxin: MIVSFGSKETESIWNGDRVKQLPLEIQKVGRRKLRMLNNAQNIGDLRVPPANRLEKLQGAHKNFYSIRINDQWRIVFRWNNGQASEVEIMDYH; the protein is encoded by the coding sequence ATGATTGTGTCATTTGGATCAAAGGAAACAGAAAGTATCTGGAATGGTGATCGGGTAAAACAATTGCCATTGGAGATTCAAAAGGTTGGAAGAAGAAAACTCAGAATGTTGAATAATGCACAGAACATAGGAGACTTGCGGGTGCCTCCGGCGAACAGATTAGAGAAATTGCAAGGTGCACATAAAAACTTCTACAGCATCCGGATCAATGATCAATGGCGAATTGTTTTTCGATGGAATAACGGGCAAGCCTCGGAAGTTGAAATAATGGACTATCACTAA
- a CDS encoding DUF1059 domain-containing protein, translating to MTCNQLGGACDQEFQADTFEEMAELSKQHGREMLQKGDEAHLKAMNEMQELMQDPKAMQDWFENKRKEFEKESFFLNRNILVTFNVTNVMR from the coding sequence ATGACATGCAATCAACTGGGTGGTGCATGCGACCAGGAGTTCCAGGCGGATACTTTCGAGGAGATGGCGGAATTAAGCAAGCAACACGGAAGGGAAATGCTTCAGAAAGGCGATGAAGCACACCTCAAAGCCATGAACGAAATGCAGGAACTGATGCAGGATCCAAAAGCCATGCAGGACTGGTTTGAAAACAAGAGAAAGGAATTTGAGAAAGAAAGCTTCTTTTTAAATCGAAACATATTGGTTACTTTTAACGTTACTAATGTAATGCGTTAG